From the genome of Tachysurus fulvidraco isolate hzauxx_2018 chromosome 20, HZAU_PFXX_2.0, whole genome shotgun sequence, one region includes:
- the si:ch211-103f14.3 gene encoding zona pellucida-like domain-containing protein 1 produces the protein MFLQLYLLFITVAAVSSQTTLNCAGFLRLPDYNDISVDCGTSSISLTIQICPAIYAGYNETSLFVNSITNDPSCKGTLDNSVVPPVLRFTFPIGTNNSCGSNLNTTSAAGTGIFADFSNIQSLNISGVVRSYDTSVSVVTYNTDLKYFYSCAYPLQYLINNTRLDVSSSAIAVRDRNGSFISTLSLKLYSDANYTMPLVIPTQGIQLKSNVFVMVQATNLTSQYYVLLDRCYASVSRYPTSSTFYNLFVGCTKDPMTNVTENGMSQTARFYFPAFRFTEQQNQSVSSYYLHCITRLCESSACVNFRSCAAGRRRRDLQPTALPPDGLTESTLLTSPIIFTKSDINAAPGTKDEQVSSSKTASDSSVALGVTVGILAFACLGIIVIGAIFYKKLMISGVSKILC, from the exons ATGTTTCTCCAGCTTTATCTCCTCTTCATCACGGTGGCTGCTGTTAGTAGTCAAACAACACTCAATTGTGCCGGCTTTCTCAGATTACCAG ACTACAATGACATCTCTGTTGATTGTGGAACAAGCTCCATTAGTCTAACCATACAGATCTGCCCAGCTATCTATGCCGGCTACAACGAGACGTCACTTTTTGTCAACAGCATTACTAATGACCCAAGCTGCAAAGGCACATTGGATAATTCAGTTGTTCCCCCTGTGCTACGCTTCACCTTTCCCATTGGTACAAACAACAGCTGTGGCAGCAACCTCAAT ACCACTAGTGCAGCAGGCACCGGAATATTTGCAGACTTTTCCAACATTCAGTCACTAAATATCAGTGGTGTGGTGCGTTCCTATGACACGTCAGTGAGTGTGGTGACCTACAACACTGACCTGAAGTACTTTTACTCGTGTGCCTATCCTTTGCAGTACCTGATCAATAACACCAGACTTGATGT GTCATCTTCTGCCATTGCTGTGAGGGACAGAAATGGGAGTTTCATCAGCACACTCAGCCTCAAGCTGTACAGC GATGCAAACTATACCATGCCTCTAGTAATTCCCACTCAGGGAATTCAACTCAAGTCAAATGTGTTTGTTATGGTCCAAGCCACCAACCTCACTTCTCA GTACTACGTGCTGTTGGACAGGTGCTATGCTTCTGTGTCCCGTTACCCGACCAGCTCTACCTTCTATAACCTATTTGTTGG GTGCACAAAGGATCCAATGACCAATGTCACGGAGAACGGTATGAGTCAGACTGCTCGCTTTTACTTCCCAGCCTTCCGATTTACAGAGCAACAAAACCAAAGTGTCTCTAGCTATTACCTGCACTGCATCACACGGCTGTGTGAGAGCTCAGCCTGTGTTAACTTTAGG TCATGTGCTGCAGGCAGAAGGAGAAGAGATTTGCAACCTACAGCTTTACCCCCAGATGGACTCACAGAATCCACTCTTCTCACCTCACCCATCATCTTTACCAAATCTGACATCA ACGCGGCCCCAGGAACAAAAGATGAGCAAG TATCATCCAGTAAAACTGCTTCAGACTCTTCTGTAGCCCTGGGTGTGACAGTAGGCATACTGGCATTTGCCTGTCTTGGAATTATAGTTATAGGTGCTATATTCTACAAGAAGCTCATGATTTCTGGGGTCTCCAAAATCCTTTGTTAA